One window of Leptotrichia sp. oral taxon 498 genomic DNA carries:
- a CDS encoding GH25 family lysozyme gives MKQIIFNILKFLVVVIIFGGIVVFLEWCGYLNHNEALALFKGHNIQGLDISHHQDKVNWTRVDKKYKFIVLKATEGQNFLDSDFSYNWNNARLNGFTVGAYHFFTMTSGGEAQADFYISKVPYSNRTLPPIIDLEISTKKYKKSEVLPELKKMIQKLENYYQKKVIFYVNYKTYNSYIKGEFLQNKLWITDYKYYPRIVEDDRWVIWQISKKGRVEGIPGFTDKNVLRKGITVERLIEDSKLN, from the coding sequence GAAACAAATTATATTCAATATTTTGAAATTTTTGGTTGTTGTGATAATCTTTGGAGGAATAGTAGTTTTTTTAGAATGGTGTGGATATTTGAATCACAATGAAGCACTTGCTCTATTTAAGGGACATAATATTCAGGGGCTTGATATTTCCCATCATCAGGACAAAGTAAATTGGACAAGGGTTGACAAAAAATATAAATTTATCGTATTAAAAGCGACAGAGGGGCAAAATTTTTTGGATTCGGATTTTTCATATAATTGGAATAACGCAAGATTAAATGGATTTACAGTGGGAGCGTATCATTTTTTTACTATGACAAGTGGTGGAGAAGCCCAAGCAGATTTTTATATAAGCAAAGTTCCCTATTCAAACAGGACTTTACCGCCGATTATAGATTTAGAAATCTCCACAAAAAAATATAAAAAGAGTGAAGTTTTGCCAGAATTGAAAAAAATGATACAAAAACTAGAAAATTATTATCAAAAAAAAGTGATTTTTTATGTGAATTACAAGACATATAACAGTTACATAAAAGGAGAATTCTTGCAAAATAAGCTTTGGATAACGGATTACAAGTATTATCCGAGAATAGTGGAAGATGATAGATGGGTAATTTGGCAAATTTCTAAAAAGGGAAGAGTCGAAGGAATACCTGGTTTTACTGACAAAAATGTTTTAAGAAAAGGGATTACGGTGGAGAGATTGATAGAAGACAGTAAATTAAATTAA
- a CDS encoding class II fructose-bisphosphate aldolase — protein MKYHFKDLGLVNTKEMFAKANKEGYAVPAFNFNNMEQLQGIIEAAVETGSPVILQVSTGARKYIGKEMLPWIAKAATAYVKAAGSDIPVALHLDHGPNFEEAKDCIEYGFSSVMYDGSHHPYDENVAEAKKVADFAHQHDVTVEAELGVLAGIEDDVKAAEHIYTQPEEVEDFVSKTGVDSLAIAIGTSHGAHKFKPGEDPKLRLDILAEIEKRIPGFPIVLHGSSAVPQQFVKMIKEYGGELADAIGIPDSELRKAAKSAVAKINVDTDGRLAFTAGVREVFTKNPKEFDPRKYLGPAKDYIRDYYKDKIKNVFGSDGAYKAGSAR, from the coding sequence ATGAAATATCATTTTAAAGATTTAGGGTTAGTAAACACTAAAGAAATGTTTGCTAAAGCAAACAAAGAAGGATATGCAGTTCCAGCATTTAACTTCAATAACATGGAACAATTGCAAGGTATTATTGAAGCAGCTGTTGAAACTGGTTCTCCAGTAATTTTACAAGTTTCTACAGGAGCTAGAAAATATATCGGTAAAGAAATGTTACCTTGGATTGCTAAAGCTGCAACAGCTTATGTTAAAGCTGCAGGATCTGACATACCAGTAGCATTACACTTGGATCATGGTCCAAACTTTGAAGAAGCTAAAGACTGTATCGAATATGGATTCTCTTCAGTAATGTATGATGGTTCTCACCACCCATATGATGAAAATGTTGCAGAAGCTAAAAAAGTTGCTGATTTTGCTCACCAACACGATGTAACAGTTGAAGCTGAATTGGGAGTTTTGGCTGGAATTGAAGACGATGTAAAAGCAGCTGAACACATTTATACTCAACCTGAAGAAGTTGAAGATTTCGTATCTAAAACTGGTGTTGATTCATTAGCAATCGCAATTGGAACTTCTCACGGAGCTCACAAATTTAAACCAGGTGAAGATCCTAAATTAAGATTAGACATCTTAGCTGAAATCGAAAAAAGAATCCCTGGATTCCCAATCGTATTACACGGTTCTTCAGCAGTACCTCAACAATTCGTAAAAATGATTAAAGAATATGGTGGAGAATTAGCTGACGCAATTGGTATACCTGATTCTGAATTGAGAAAAGCCGCTAAATCAGCAGTAGCTAAAATTAATGTAGATACTGATGGAAGATTAGCATTTACTGCAGGAGTTAGAGAAGTATTTACTAAAAACCCTAAAGAATTTGACCCAAGAAAATATTTAGGACCAGCTAAAGACTATATCAGAGATTATTACAAAGATAAAATCAAAAATGTATTTGGATCTGATGGAGCTTACAAAGCAGGTTCTGCAAGATAA
- a CDS encoding CTP synthase gives MKVKGNTKYIFVTGGVVSSLGKGIVASSLGRLLKERGYKVTIQKFDPYLNVDPGTMSPYQHGEVFVTEDGAETDLDLGHYERFINENLTQYNNLTSGRVMSRIIEKERRGDFLGGTVQTVPHVTDEIKRNIKLAGEKTGADFVITEIGGTIGDIESDPFIEAIRQWKREAGRENIAYIHVTLLPYLKAAGELKTKPTQHSVKTLQGLGVAPDVIVVRSEHPVDQNIKKKISIFCDIDEEAVIESEDAKSLYEIPLTMEKLGLADVICKHFNLENKKPSLEGWSKMVDKFKHPKKSIKVVVVGKYVELKDAYISIHESIEHAGFNLDTKVEIDYLKAGDFDVKSLSKYAGILVPGGFGDRGIGGKIDAIQYARENNIPFLGICLGMQMACVEFARNVLGYKDATSTEFDKDTKTPVISLMEEQEGIEDMGGTMRLGAYPCVLKNDSIAAQVYGNTEIAERHRHRYEFNNTYREEFEKAGMDIVGLSPNGKYVEVVEIKNHPYFVACQYHPEFKSRPNRPHPLFTGWIKAAIKKIEGK, from the coding sequence ATGAAAGTAAAAGGAAACACAAAATATATATTTGTTACAGGTGGTGTTGTTTCTTCGCTTGGGAAAGGAATTGTTGCGTCGTCGCTTGGTAGACTTTTGAAAGAGAGAGGATACAAAGTGACAATTCAAAAATTTGATCCATATTTAAATGTGGACCCAGGGACAATGAGTCCTTATCAGCACGGGGAAGTTTTTGTTACTGAAGATGGTGCGGAAACTGACTTGGATTTGGGACATTATGAGAGATTTATCAATGAAAATCTTACACAGTATAATAATCTTACTTCTGGAAGAGTGATGTCAAGAATTATTGAAAAAGAAAGAAGAGGAGATTTTTTAGGAGGTACGGTTCAAACAGTTCCTCATGTTACCGATGAAATTAAAAGAAATATAAAACTTGCAGGAGAAAAAACTGGTGCAGATTTTGTAATTACTGAGATTGGCGGAACAATTGGAGATATTGAAAGTGATCCGTTTATTGAAGCTATTAGACAGTGGAAAAGAGAAGCTGGAAGAGAAAATATCGCTTATATTCATGTGACTTTGCTACCTTATTTAAAAGCGGCAGGAGAGCTTAAGACAAAGCCTACTCAGCATAGTGTAAAAACATTGCAAGGACTTGGAGTTGCACCTGATGTTATAGTTGTGAGAAGTGAACATCCAGTAGATCAAAATATTAAGAAAAAAATCTCTATTTTTTGTGACATTGATGAAGAAGCCGTGATTGAGTCAGAAGATGCCAAAAGCCTTTATGAAATTCCATTGACAATGGAAAAATTAGGACTTGCTGATGTGATTTGTAAACATTTTAATTTAGAAAATAAGAAACCGTCTTTAGAAGGATGGAGTAAAATGGTAGATAAATTTAAACATCCTAAAAAATCAATAAAAGTTGTGGTTGTCGGAAAATATGTGGAATTAAAAGATGCTTATATAAGTATTCATGAATCAATAGAACACGCTGGATTTAATCTTGATACAAAAGTAGAAATTGACTATTTGAAAGCTGGAGATTTTGATGTAAAATCGCTTTCAAAGTATGCTGGAATCTTGGTTCCTGGAGGATTTGGAGATAGAGGGATTGGTGGAAAAATAGATGCAATTCAATATGCAAGAGAAAATAATATACCGTTTTTAGGAATTTGCCTGGGAATGCAGATGGCTTGTGTAGAATTTGCGAGAAATGTGCTTGGGTATAAAGATGCAACTTCGACAGAATTTGACAAAGACACAAAAACTCCTGTAATTAGCCTTATGGAAGAACAAGAAGGAATTGAGGATATGGGAGGGACTATGAGACTTGGGGCTTATCCATGTGTTTTAAAAAATGACAGTATTGCGGCACAAGTTTATGGGAATACTGAAATCGCTGAAAGACATAGACATAGATATGAGTTTAATAATACTTACAGAGAAGAATTTGAAAAAGCGGGAATGGATATTGTGGGATTATCTCCAAATGGAAAATATGTGGAAGTTGTGGAAATAAAAAATCATCCTTATTTTGTGGCTTGTCAATATCACCCTGAGTTTAAAAGCAGACCAAATAGACCTCATCCACTATTTACTGGCTGGATAAAAGCCGCTATAAAAAAAATCGAAGGAAAGTAG
- the yqeK gene encoding bis(5'-nucleosyl)-tetraphosphatase (symmetrical) YqeK yields MNIQKIRKNVKKYLDEKRYNHVERVAKCAVELSKIYGTDPLKAETAGILHDVAKFFEIPRMLDLVRGKYPEIENKIFWTNAILHGFAGAEFVAKNYDLFEVDDDDIFSAIKYHTIGSENMTTLPKIIYLADAIEEKRDWDGVETARKLAKEDLDLAIKFEIDRKLEYLLERDSVIHPNIIKFRNSILK; encoded by the coding sequence ATGAATATTCAAAAAATTAGAAAAAATGTAAAAAAATATTTGGACGAAAAAAGATATAATCATGTGGAAAGAGTGGCAAAATGTGCAGTTGAATTATCAAAAATATATGGAACGGATCCATTAAAAGCTGAAACTGCTGGGATTCTTCACGATGTGGCAAAATTTTTTGAAATACCTAGAATGCTTGATTTGGTTCGTGGAAAATATCCTGAGATTGAAAATAAGATTTTTTGGACAAATGCGATTTTACACGGATTTGCAGGAGCTGAGTTTGTCGCAAAAAATTATGATTTATTTGAAGTTGACGACGATGACATTTTTTCTGCGATAAAATATCACACAATTGGCAGCGAAAATATGACAACTTTGCCTAAAATTATTTATTTGGCTGATGCGATTGAAGAAAAAAGAGATTGGGATGGTGTAGAAACTGCAAGAAAATTGGCAAAAGAAGATTTAGATTTGGCAATAAAATTTGAAATTGACAGAAAATTAGAATATTTACTTGAGAGAGATTCGGTTATTCATCCAAATATTATTAAATTTAGAAATTCTATTTTAAAATAA
- a CDS encoding M50 family metallopeptidase yields MSIILTLILLGVIVLIHESGHFFMAKFFKMPVFEFAIGMGPKIFSRKKGETVYSIRALPLGGFVNIGGMQPEEFDFENFKREKIDEIAEILKEEEDFKNLEMDDEKFVDEVEKRVNLEMREEEKRQNYISKNGFYTKSPFARFAVLIAGVVMNFISAIIAIFIMLSVTNMKPMELTEPVVGVVRSDSKVNGKLEKNDKILEINGKKIQNWKEMTKEISKIGKNYKDEDISLKILRNNKEMTQNVKLTYYSEAKSNLLGIQVLQKKLTFGEKINSTFYTFKDYFKMTLDGVKMLVTGKVGMNDMTGPVGLPKIVGMAYSNGGALALLGIFILISINIGIMNLLPIPALDGGRILFVLPEFFGIKINKKIEEKIHIIGMIFLMAIMLIIVFFDITKYF; encoded by the coding sequence ATGAGCATAATTTTAACATTGATATTACTTGGAGTTATAGTTTTAATTCATGAATCGGGACATTTTTTTATGGCAAAATTTTTTAAAATGCCTGTTTTTGAATTTGCGATTGGAATGGGACCTAAGATTTTTTCACGGAAAAAGGGAGAGACGGTTTATTCAATTCGTGCTTTGCCGCTTGGAGGATTTGTCAATATTGGCGGAATGCAGCCAGAAGAGTTTGACTTTGAAAATTTTAAAAGAGAAAAAATTGATGAGATTGCCGAAATTTTGAAAGAAGAAGAAGATTTTAAAAATTTAGAAATGGACGACGAAAAATTTGTGGACGAAGTGGAAAAAAGAGTGAATCTTGAAATGAGAGAAGAAGAAAAAAGACAAAATTACATTTCTAAAAATGGATTTTATACAAAATCTCCGTTCGCAAGATTTGCTGTTTTGATTGCTGGAGTTGTAATGAATTTTATTTCGGCAATAATTGCGATTTTTATAATGCTTTCTGTAACTAATATGAAACCTATGGAATTGACAGAACCTGTTGTTGGTGTAGTTAGAAGCGACTCAAAAGTCAATGGGAAGCTGGAGAAAAATGATAAAATTTTGGAAATTAATGGGAAAAAAATCCAAAATTGGAAAGAGATGACTAAAGAAATTTCAAAAATTGGTAAAAATTATAAAGACGAAGATATTTCGCTAAAAATCTTGAGAAATAATAAAGAAATGACTCAAAATGTGAAATTAACTTATTACAGTGAAGCTAAATCAAATTTGCTTGGAATACAAGTTTTGCAAAAAAAATTGACTTTTGGAGAAAAGATAAATTCGACTTTTTATACATTTAAAGATTATTTTAAAATGACACTTGACGGTGTAAAAATGCTCGTCACAGGGAAAGTTGGAATGAATGATATGACAGGACCTGTGGGACTTCCAAAAATTGTTGGAATGGCTTACAGTAACGGTGGTGCTTTGGCTCTGCTCGGTATATTTATTTTGATTTCAATAAATATAGGAATAATGAATTTGCTTCCGATTCCTGCTCTTGACGGAGGAAGAATTTTATTTGTTTTGCCAGAATTTTTCGGAATAAAAATTAATAAAAAAATTGAAGAAAAAATACATATTATCGGAATGATATTTTTGATGGCTATTATGTTAATAATAGTATTTTTTGATATAACAAAGTATTTTTAG
- a CDS encoding TetR/AcrR family transcriptional regulator, with product MARSCEKEKKRERILKKSWELFKKNGYEETKIERITKEVGISKGSFYTYFKTKEDVLFSILEKIEIEIENSINDIDTSEEPSKVLYNLLEKRVELFLGYVQNMKLENLYIMKSGQIDEFKNKITIFYTTYIKENIIKNYGNKKIWNLEIISKYINSSIEGYFLEEIFENKGVDKDFENRAKIAIKEIARFIDSALK from the coding sequence TTGGCTAGAAGTTGTGAAAAGGAGAAAAAAAGAGAGAGAATTTTAAAAAAATCTTGGGAATTATTTAAAAAAAATGGGTATGAGGAGACAAAAATTGAGAGGATAACAAAGGAAGTGGGAATATCCAAAGGAAGTTTTTATACTTATTTTAAGACAAAAGAAGATGTTTTGTTCTCGATTTTGGAAAAAATAGAAATTGAAATTGAAAATTCTATAAATGATATAGATACTTCTGAAGAACCGTCAAAAGTTTTGTATAATCTATTAGAAAAAAGAGTGGAGCTATTTTTGGGATATGTTCAAAATATGAAATTGGAAAATTTGTATATTATGAAATCAGGTCAAATTGATGAATTTAAAAATAAAATAACTATCTTTTATACGACTTATATTAAAGAAAATATCATAAAAAATTATGGAAATAAAAAAATTTGGAATTTGGAAATTATTTCAAAATATATAAATTCTTCAATTGAAGGTTATTTTTTGGAAGAGATTTTTGAAAATAAAGGGGTAGATAAAGATTTTGAAAATAGAGCCAAAATAGCGATTAAAGAAATTGCAAGGTTCATAGATAGTGCATTAAAATAG
- a CDS encoding TolC family protein has translation MKKNNLRILVSLLLFIAIPAFAEKISIQDAAEMAIKNNKDIKIAMLKTEQSKIDVDKAWSKKFFTVGYTAGANTYLNKNFSKTGEKFQHYLTLSQPIYTGGKLKLGHEISKENLTLSQLNLDKVRKDTILDTVKAYIDVYDAMSTLEVLQKSKETLNQNLKTQQELYDLRMTTKPEFTEAQRSVADINAQIVEQEGNIEVSKEALGILIGVKDSSQIEIIPFGVDDNFTSTVKLDEDLAKLKTDNTEYKIAMKQNDLSRKNVEVEEASFKPSINGVINYGTLQGQDRFGNILKPRNFSTSAGVNFSWDIFDWGQRKNNVRYAKKTQEISSVQIDQTLDTVTANMRKTYFQLRSLEKSIKALELAVQKAEESYEMEKERYAYRLITMENLLQSETSLRQARVNYAQAKLKYYYLVSKYGAFLD, from the coding sequence ATGAAAAAAAATAATTTGAGAATACTAGTATCATTATTATTGTTTATTGCAATTCCAGCTTTTGCTGAAAAAATCTCAATTCAAGATGCGGCTGAGATGGCAATTAAAAATAATAAAGATATTAAAATAGCGATGTTAAAAACCGAACAAAGTAAAATTGATGTGGATAAGGCGTGGTCCAAAAAGTTTTTCACAGTTGGCTACACGGCTGGAGCAAATACATATCTAAATAAAAATTTTTCCAAAACAGGAGAAAAATTTCAGCATTATTTGACATTGTCACAGCCAATTTACACAGGTGGAAAGTTAAAGTTAGGGCATGAAATAAGTAAAGAGAATCTGACATTGTCACAGCTTAATTTGGATAAAGTGAGAAAAGATACAATTCTTGATACAGTTAAGGCATATATTGATGTCTATGATGCTATGAGTACACTTGAAGTTTTGCAGAAATCTAAAGAAACATTGAATCAAAATTTGAAGACACAGCAGGAGCTGTATGATTTGAGAATGACGACAAAACCTGAATTTACAGAAGCCCAGAGAAGTGTGGCTGATATTAATGCACAAATTGTGGAACAGGAAGGAAATATTGAAGTTTCAAAAGAAGCGCTTGGGATTTTGATTGGAGTGAAAGATAGCTCACAAATTGAAATAATTCCTTTTGGAGTCGATGACAACTTCACTTCAACAGTTAAATTGGATGAAGATTTGGCAAAACTTAAAACTGATAATACAGAATATAAAATTGCGATGAAACAAAATGATTTAAGTAGAAAAAATGTGGAAGTGGAAGAAGCTTCTTTTAAGCCGTCTATAAATGGAGTCATTAATTATGGGACATTGCAAGGGCAAGATAGATTTGGAAATATTTTAAAACCGAGAAATTTTTCGACTTCTGCGGGAGTTAATTTTAGCTGGGATATCTTTGACTGGGGACAGAGAAAAAATAATGTGAGATATGCTAAAAAAACTCAGGAAATTTCTTCTGTTCAAATTGATCAGACACTTGACACGGTTACTGCAAATATGAGAAAAACTTATTTTCAGCTAAGATCGCTTGAAAAAAGTATAAAAGCGTTGGAACTTGCGGTACAAAAAGCTGAAGAGTCGTATGAAATGGAAAAAGAAAGATATGCATATAGACTTATCACAATGGAAAATTTATTGCAGTCGGAAACTAGTTTAAGACAGGCTCGTGTAAATTATGCTCAGGCAAAATTAAAATACTATTATTTAGTTTCAAAATATGGAGCGTTTTTGGATTAA
- a CDS encoding efflux RND transporter periplasmic adaptor subunit: MKINKKIVAVVAILAMFSISCGKKKPKMSSSSRPVKVQMIGQNEISIGYSASGTIKGIEEIPYTATSSGEVVAINAQNGDYVNAGQVIVSIENQAAKSGVRSAASNVRTAESNISSARADISASEGNISSAQAAVEEARINFRKYQMLYDKRLITETDYLQAKTQLSAAQAKLDSARSSYHTAVNSLSARRNSLDSAQADLDTARDTNSKSSIKTKVSGVIANMNLERSQEVSNGQQLFTLVNESEMKLEIGVSADIVQKIQIGTPATVRIDDLKGKEINGVVYEVAATADSESRQFIVKIKLPNENRELRSGMYAKANISTGAENGLVIPKKAIVVRGVQQVIYVVRNGKAVAIPINITNQNETFAAVTGQGLDSSDELIVDGQNVVQANEKVKIVR; this comes from the coding sequence ATGAAAATTAATAAAAAAATAGTTGCAGTAGTGGCAATTCTAGCGATGTTTTCAATTTCATGCGGAAAGAAAAAGCCAAAGATGTCTAGCTCTTCAAGACCAGTGAAAGTTCAAATGATAGGTCAAAATGAAATTTCTATAGGATATTCTGCCAGTGGAACGATAAAAGGGATTGAGGAAATACCGTATACAGCGACTTCAAGTGGAGAAGTAGTGGCAATTAATGCACAAAATGGAGATTATGTGAATGCAGGACAAGTGATAGTTTCGATTGAAAATCAGGCGGCTAAATCTGGAGTGAGATCGGCAGCTTCAAATGTTCGAACGGCTGAGTCAAACATAAGTTCGGCAAGAGCGGATATTAGTGCATCAGAAGGAAACATAAGTTCAGCACAGGCCGCTGTCGAAGAAGCAAGAATTAACTTTAGAAAATATCAAATGCTGTATGACAAAAGGCTAATAACGGAAACTGATTATTTACAGGCAAAAACACAGTTAAGTGCGGCACAAGCTAAGCTAGATTCAGCAAGAAGCAGTTATCACACAGCAGTAAATTCACTGTCTGCCAGAAGAAATAGTCTTGATTCAGCACAAGCGGATCTTGATACAGCAAGAGATACAAATAGTAAATCAAGCATAAAAACAAAGGTTTCGGGAGTAATTGCCAATATGAATTTGGAGAGAAGTCAAGAAGTTTCAAATGGACAGCAATTGTTTACTTTAGTTAATGAAAGTGAAATGAAATTGGAAATTGGAGTTTCAGCCGATATTGTTCAGAAAATTCAAATTGGAACACCAGCAACTGTTAGAATTGACGACTTGAAAGGAAAAGAAATCAATGGTGTAGTTTATGAAGTTGCGGCAACAGCTGATTCAGAGAGTAGACAATTTATTGTAAAAATAAAACTTCCAAATGAAAATAGAGAACTAAGAAGTGGAATGTATGCAAAGGCTAATATTTCAACAGGAGCAGAAAATGGTTTAGTAATTCCCAAAAAAGCCATTGTTGTAAGAGGAGTTCAACAAGTTATTTATGTCGTGCGAAATGGAAAAGCGGTGGCAATTCCTATAAATATAACAAATCAAAACGAAACATTTGCGGCAGTGACAGGGCAAGGTTTAGATTCTAGTGACGAATTAATTGTCGATGGACAAAATGTTGTACAAGCAAATGAAAAAGTTAAAATTGTCAGATAG